One genomic segment of Micromonospora sp. WMMC415 includes these proteins:
- a CDS encoding RNA-guided endonuclease TnpB family protein, producing MGEVVKRAYKYRFYPSPEQAEQLIRTFGCVRLVYNRALEARTRAWTVDRQRTTYVHTSAWLTEWKRTDDLAFLNEVSSVPLQQALRHLQTGFVAFWEKRARYPRFKSKRKSRASAEYTRSAFRWRDGHLTLAKMALPLDIVWSRPLPEGAQPSTVTVSRDSAGRWFVSILVETTVEHLPVTDVAVGMDAGLTSLVTLSTGEKIANPRHERADRCKLTKAQRALARKQKGSANRAKARLKVARINARIVDRRRDQLHKLSTRLVRENQTVVIEDLSVRNMMRNHSLARAISDAGWSQLRSMLEYKAAWYGRTLIAVDRWLPSSKTCSACGRINTTLTLSVRAWTCAGCNAVHDRDVNAARNILAAGLAER from the coding sequence GTGGGTGAGGTGGTGAAGCGGGCATACAAGTACCGCTTCTATCCCTCGCCGGAGCAGGCCGAACAGCTGATCCGGACGTTCGGCTGTGTGCGCTTGGTGTACAACCGGGCGTTGGAGGCGCGCACCCGGGCGTGGACGGTAGACCGGCAGCGCACCACATACGTGCACACGTCGGCGTGGCTGACCGAGTGGAAACGCACCGACGATCTGGCCTTCCTCAACGAGGTCAGCTCCGTTCCGTTGCAACAGGCGTTGCGGCACCTGCAAACCGGGTTCGTGGCGTTCTGGGAGAAGCGGGCGCGGTATCCGCGGTTCAAGTCCAAACGCAAGTCCCGGGCGTCGGCCGAGTACACCCGCTCGGCGTTCCGCTGGCGGGACGGGCACCTCACCCTCGCCAAGATGGCCCTGCCACTGGACATCGTGTGGTCCCGGCCCCTGCCCGAAGGGGCGCAGCCGTCCACAGTCACCGTGTCCCGCGACTCCGCCGGCCGCTGGTTCGTGTCCATCCTGGTCGAGACCACCGTCGAACACCTGCCTGTCACGGATGTCGCGGTCGGGATGGACGCGGGCCTCACCAGCCTGGTAACCCTCTCCACCGGCGAGAAGATCGCCAACCCGCGGCACGAACGCGCCGACCGATGCAAGCTGACCAAGGCGCAGCGGGCGCTGGCCCGCAAGCAGAAGGGCTCCGCGAACCGGGCCAAAGCCCGCCTCAAGGTCGCCCGCATCAACGCCCGTATCGTCGATCGGCGACGGGATCAGCTGCACAAGCTGAGCACTCGACTCGTCCGCGAGAACCAAACGGTCGTGATCGAAGACCTCAGCGTGCGCAACATGATGCGCAACCACAGCCTGGCCCGCGCCATCTCCGACGCGGGATGGTCGCAGTTGCGAAGCATGCTGGAGTACAAAGCTGCCTGGTACGGGCGGACGCTGATCGCCGTCGACCGGTGGCTGCCCTCGTCCAAGACCTGCTCGGCATGCGGACGGATCAACACCACCCTCACCCTCAGCGTCCGCGCCTGGACGTGCGCCGGCTGCAATGCCGTACACGACCGAGATGTGAACGCCGCCAGGAACATCCTCGCCGCCGGGCTGGCGGAGAGGTAA
- a CDS encoding Xaa-Pro peptidase family protein, with protein MGIDELYPPARLAAAQRATAAAGLDALLLSPGSDLRYLTGYDAHAGERLTLLVLPAEGEPTLIVPTLERPAAEASPAPATGVHIVDHADGTDPYPLVTAALGGPVAAVGLADRMWAEQVLALRAALPGASQRLASEVLRELRIRKSPAEVAALAEAGAAIDAVHERMGEWLRPGRTESEVAADIAAAIRAAGHVTVDFVIVAAGPNGASPHHGTSDRPVGAGEPVVVDIGGTMPSGYRSDCTRTYVAGGPAPAEFTDYYAVLHAAQRAAVAAVRPGVSAEAVDAAARDLIAGAGYGDAFLHRTGHGIGLDGHEEPYVVTGNSRALEPGMAFSIEPGIYLAGRHGARIEDIVVCTTDGVQRLNTTPTELTAL; from the coding sequence GTGGGAATCGACGAGCTGTACCCGCCGGCCCGGCTGGCCGCCGCGCAGCGCGCCACCGCCGCCGCCGGCCTGGACGCGCTGCTGCTCAGCCCCGGGTCGGACCTGCGCTACCTGACCGGCTACGACGCGCACGCCGGTGAGCGGCTGACCCTGCTGGTGCTGCCCGCCGAGGGGGAGCCGACCCTGATCGTGCCCACCCTGGAACGCCCCGCCGCCGAGGCGTCCCCGGCACCGGCCACCGGCGTCCACATCGTCGACCACGCCGACGGCACCGACCCGTACCCCCTCGTCACGGCCGCCCTCGGCGGGCCGGTCGCCGCGGTCGGCCTGGCCGACCGGATGTGGGCGGAGCAGGTCCTGGCGCTGCGCGCCGCGCTCCCGGGCGCGAGCCAGCGGCTCGCCTCCGAGGTGCTCCGCGAGCTGCGCATCCGCAAGTCCCCGGCCGAGGTGGCGGCCCTCGCCGAGGCCGGCGCCGCGATCGACGCGGTGCACGAGCGGATGGGGGAGTGGCTGCGGCCGGGGCGGACGGAGAGCGAGGTGGCCGCCGACATCGCCGCGGCGATCCGGGCGGCCGGGCACGTCACCGTCGACTTCGTCATCGTCGCCGCGGGCCCGAACGGCGCGAGCCCGCACCACGGCACCTCGGACCGGCCGGTCGGCGCGGGCGAGCCGGTGGTGGTGGACATCGGCGGCACGATGCCGTCGGGGTACCGCTCGGACTGCACCCGCACCTACGTCGCCGGCGGGCCCGCCCCGGCGGAGTTCACCGACTACTACGCGGTGCTGCACGCCGCCCAGCGTGCCGCCGTCGCCGCGGTACGCCCCGGGGTCAGCGCCGAGGCGGTCGACGCCGCCGCCCGCGACCTGATCGCCGGCGCCGGCTACGGCGACGCGTTCCTGCACCGCACCGGCCACGGCATCGGGCTGGACGGCCACGAGGAGCCGTACGTGGTGACCGGAAACAGCCGGGCGCTGGAGCCGGGCATGGCCTTCTCGATCGAACCCGGGATCTACCTCGCCGGGCGGCACGGCGCCCGTATCGAGGACATCGTCGTCTGCACGACGGACGGCGTACAACGGCTCAACACCACACCAACGGAGCTCACCGCGCTTTGA
- a CDS encoding VOC family protein, producing MSAPRPRLRLTTVNLDTPDPAALARFYARLLGWETAVEEADDVVLRAPDGGVGLSFQRERRYVPPTWPAEAGRQQMMAHLEIGVDDLAAAQAHAVACGATVAPWQPQDDVRVCLDPDGHPFCLWLMS from the coding sequence GTGAGTGCGCCGCGTCCCCGCCTGCGATTGACCACGGTCAACCTGGACACGCCCGATCCGGCGGCGCTCGCCCGGTTCTACGCCCGGCTGCTCGGTTGGGAGACCGCCGTCGAGGAGGCGGACGACGTGGTCCTCCGTGCCCCCGACGGCGGGGTGGGCCTCTCGTTCCAGCGGGAGCGCCGCTACGTGCCGCCGACCTGGCCGGCCGAGGCGGGCCGGCAGCAGATGATGGCGCACCTGGAGATCGGGGTCGACGACCTGGCGGCGGCGCAGGCCCACGCGGTCGCCTGCGGCGCGACGGTCGCGCCGTGGCAGCCGCAGGACGACGTCCGGGTCTGCCTGGATCCGGACGGTCATCCGTTCTGCCTGTGGCTGATGTCGTGA
- a CDS encoding 5'-3' exonuclease: protein MTAPIMLVDSPSLYFRAYFGIPESAATTADGQPVNAVRGFLDMLASLIRTRRPGRMVCAMDHDWRPDWRVALLPSYKAHRVAPEGGEVVPDTLTPQVPVILDVLDALGITTVGAAGYEADDVLGTLSVTQPGPVEVVSGDRDLFQLVDDARGVRLLYVGRGVAKLEDCDDTAVRSRYGVPAARYADFAALRGDPSDGLPGVPGVGEKTAARLVDRYGDIDGILAALADPGSGFAPGLRTKLAAARDYLAVAPKVVRVALDVPLPDLPTDLPSAPADPQRLLELAERWNLAGSARRLVDALATRTG, encoded by the coding sequence GTGACAGCCCCGATCATGCTCGTCGACTCGCCCAGCCTCTACTTCCGGGCGTACTTCGGCATTCCCGAGTCCGCCGCGACCACCGCCGACGGCCAGCCGGTCAACGCCGTGCGCGGTTTCCTGGACATGCTGGCGTCCCTGATCCGCACCCGGCGGCCAGGCCGGATGGTCTGCGCGATGGACCACGACTGGCGACCCGACTGGCGGGTGGCGCTGCTGCCGTCGTACAAGGCGCACCGGGTCGCGCCGGAGGGCGGCGAGGTGGTGCCCGACACCCTCACCCCGCAGGTGCCGGTGATCCTCGACGTGCTCGACGCCCTGGGCATCACCACCGTCGGCGCCGCCGGGTACGAGGCCGACGACGTGCTCGGCACGTTGTCGGTCACCCAGCCCGGCCCGGTCGAGGTGGTCTCCGGCGACCGGGATCTGTTCCAGCTGGTCGACGACGCCCGGGGTGTCCGGCTGCTCTACGTCGGGCGGGGCGTGGCCAAACTGGAGGACTGCGACGACACCGCCGTGCGCTCCCGTTACGGGGTGCCCGCCGCCCGGTACGCCGACTTCGCCGCCCTGCGCGGCGACCCCAGCGACGGGCTGCCCGGCGTGCCGGGCGTCGGGGAGAAGACCGCCGCCCGCCTCGTCGACCGGTACGGCGACATCGACGGCATCCTCGCCGCCCTGGCCGACCCCGGCTCCGGCTTCGCGCCGGGGCTGCGGACGAAGCTCGCCGCCGCCCGGGACTACCTGGCCGTCGCCCCGAAGGTGGTCCGGGTGGCCCTCGACGTGCCGCTGCCCGACCTGCCCACCGACCTGCCGTCCGCGCCGGCCGATCCGCAGCGACTGCTCGAGCTCGCCGAGCGGTGGAATCTGGCCGGTTCCGCCCGCCGGCTGGTCGACGCCCTCGCCACCCGCACCGGCTGA
- a CDS encoding MHYT domain-containing protein, translating to MAEINHFEYGWITPALSYALSVLGSFLGLVCAGRIRTAATVGQRAWWGTLSAFALGGTAIWTMHFMAMLGFAVEGTRIRYDVPITAASAAFAVVAVGIGLAIAGTGRASAPRILAGGLFTGAGVAAMHYTGMAAMRLNGRLGYDQPRVVASVVIAVVAATVALWLAVTVRRTLALIASALVMGAAVNGMHFTGMSALSVHLHDTQREVAGAEVGTLLVPIVLAVVLVVVGLVYALLAAPTDEDRAATAYLDARRAPRAEPVGAESTVTPDPVGLRARSTLARPGTPFPSRRDRGPR from the coding sequence GTGGCGGAGATCAACCACTTCGAGTACGGGTGGATCACACCCGCCCTGAGTTACGCGCTGTCCGTGCTGGGCTCGTTCCTCGGCCTCGTCTGCGCCGGTCGTATCCGGACGGCGGCCACCGTGGGCCAGCGGGCCTGGTGGGGCACGCTCTCCGCCTTCGCCCTCGGCGGCACGGCGATCTGGACGATGCATTTCATGGCCATGCTCGGCTTCGCGGTCGAGGGCACCCGGATCCGGTACGACGTGCCGATCACCGCGGCGAGCGCCGCCTTCGCCGTGGTGGCCGTCGGCATCGGCCTGGCCATCGCCGGCACCGGGCGGGCGTCCGCGCCACGGATCCTCGCCGGCGGCCTGTTCACCGGCGCGGGTGTCGCGGCGATGCACTACACCGGCATGGCGGCGATGCGGCTCAACGGCCGGCTCGGCTACGACCAGCCGCGTGTCGTGGCCTCGGTCGTCATCGCTGTCGTCGCGGCGACCGTCGCGCTGTGGCTGGCCGTGACGGTGCGTCGCACCCTGGCGCTCATCGCCTCCGCGCTGGTCATGGGCGCCGCCGTGAACGGCATGCACTTCACCGGGATGAGCGCCCTCTCCGTGCACCTGCACGACACCCAGCGCGAGGTCGCCGGCGCGGAGGTGGGGACGCTGCTGGTGCCGATCGTCCTGGCCGTGGTCCTCGTGGTGGTCGGCCTGGTGTACGCGCTGCTCGCCGCCCCGACCGACGAGGACCGGGCGGCGACCGCGTACCTGGACGCCCGCCGGGCGCCGCGGGCGGAGCCGGTCGGAGCGGAGTCGACGGTGACGCCCGACCCGGTGGGCCTACGGGCGCGCTCCACGCTGGCCCGGCCGGGCACCCCGTTCCCGTCCCGCCGGGACCGCGGCCCGCGCTGA